Proteins encoded in a region of the Streptomyces sp. NBC_00310 genome:
- a CDS encoding GNAT family N-acetyltransferase yields MPPTDASTQASTDTASASSSEDTLELRLTDDFLALLSEDGDSCGGRTEAGREAPPANGELLDHLADWGPVVTPAGTLHLVPVRLERELPLVSRWMNDSAVDSYWQLAGPEDVTANHLRNQLGGDGRSMPCLGMLNGTPMSYWEIYRADLDPLARHYPARPHDTGIHLLIGPVADRGRGLGSILLRAVADLVLDRRPSCARVVAEPDLRNFPSVSAFLSAGFRFSAEVDLPDKRAALMVRDRLLRDLM; encoded by the coding sequence GTGCCTCCCACCGACGCGAGCACCCAAGCAAGCACCGACACCGCCTCGGCCTCGAGCAGTGAGGACACGCTCGAACTGCGACTGACCGACGACTTCCTCGCTCTCCTGTCCGAGGACGGGGACTCGTGCGGCGGCAGGACCGAGGCGGGACGGGAGGCGCCCCCGGCCAACGGCGAGCTGCTCGACCACCTCGCCGACTGGGGGCCGGTCGTCACCCCGGCAGGCACCCTGCATCTCGTCCCGGTCCGCCTCGAACGGGAGCTCCCGCTGGTCTCCCGCTGGATGAACGACTCGGCCGTGGACTCCTACTGGCAGCTCGCCGGACCCGAGGACGTGACCGCGAACCACCTCCGGAACCAGCTCGGCGGAGACGGCCGCAGCATGCCCTGCCTCGGGATGCTGAACGGCACCCCGATGAGCTACTGGGAGATCTACCGCGCGGACCTCGACCCCCTCGCCCGCCACTACCCCGCCCGCCCGCACGACACCGGGATCCATCTCCTCATCGGTCCCGTGGCCGACCGGGGGCGGGGTCTCGGTTCCATCCTGCTGCGCGCCGTCGCCGATCTCGTCCTCGACAGACGACCCTCCTGTGCCCGCGTCGTCGCGGAACCAGACCTTCGCAACTTCCCCTCCGTCTCCGCCTTCCTGAGCGCAGGCTTCCGGTTCTCCGCCGAGGTCGACCTGCCCGACAAGCGGGCAGCCCTCATGGTCCGAGACCGGCTTCTGCGCGATCTGATGTAG
- a CDS encoding ATP-dependent DNA helicase codes for MTKPSLHELLHAAVTAVGGMERPGQVTMAEAVAEAIDDGSHLLVQAGTGTGKSLGYLVPALAQGERVVVATATLALQRQLVERDLPRTVDALHPLLRRRPEFAMLKGRSNYLCLHRLNEGVPQDEEEGLFDQFEAAAPSSKLGQDLLRLRDWSQETETGDRDDLTPGVSDRAWAQISVSSRECLGASKCAYGAECFAEMARERAKLSEVVVTNHALLAIDAIEGAPVLPPHEVLIVDEAHELVSRVTGVATGELTPGQVNRAVKRAAKLVNEKVADQLQTAAEGFERVMELALPGRLEEVPEDLAYVLMALRDAARAVISALGSTRDKSVQDEDAVRKQALAAVESVHDVAERISNGSEWDVVWYERHDRFGASLRVAPMSVSGLLREKLFADRSVTLTSATLKLGGDFNGVGASLGLAPEGTQGEDLPQWKGVDVGSPFDYPRQGILYVAKHLARPARDGDRADMLDELTELIQAAGGRTLGLFSSMRAAQLAAEELRVRIPEYPILLQGEETLGELIKGFAADPETCLFGTLSLWQGVDVPGPSCQLVVMDKIPFPRPDDPLMSARQKAVEEAGGNGFMAVAATHAALLMAQGAGRLVRAQGDRGVVAVLDQRLATARYGSYLKASLPDFWYTTDRNQVRKSLASIDSAAKDREEAEKAQA; via the coding sequence ATGACGAAGCCCTCACTCCACGAACTCCTGCACGCCGCCGTCACCGCTGTCGGCGGCATGGAGCGCCCCGGCCAGGTGACCATGGCCGAAGCCGTCGCGGAGGCGATCGACGACGGCTCCCATCTGCTGGTCCAGGCAGGCACCGGCACCGGAAAGTCGCTCGGTTACCTGGTGCCCGCGCTCGCCCAGGGGGAGCGCGTCGTCGTGGCGACGGCGACCCTGGCACTGCAGCGCCAGCTCGTGGAGCGGGACCTGCCGAGAACGGTCGACGCGTTGCATCCGCTGCTGCGCCGCCGCCCCGAGTTCGCGATGCTCAAGGGCCGGTCGAACTACCTGTGCCTGCACCGTCTGAACGAAGGCGTGCCGCAGGACGAGGAGGAGGGCCTCTTCGACCAGTTCGAGGCGGCCGCACCCTCCAGCAAGCTGGGCCAGGACCTGCTGCGGTTGCGGGACTGGTCGCAGGAGACCGAGACCGGCGACCGGGACGACCTCACCCCCGGCGTGTCCGACCGCGCCTGGGCCCAGATCTCCGTGTCGTCCCGGGAGTGCCTGGGAGCCTCCAAGTGCGCGTACGGCGCGGAGTGCTTCGCCGAGATGGCCCGGGAGCGGGCCAAGCTCTCCGAGGTCGTCGTGACCAACCACGCGCTGCTCGCGATCGACGCCATCGAGGGCGCGCCGGTGCTGCCCCCGCACGAGGTGCTGATCGTGGACGAGGCGCACGAACTCGTCTCACGGGTGACGGGCGTGGCGACCGGCGAGCTCACCCCGGGCCAGGTCAACCGCGCGGTGAAGCGGGCGGCGAAGCTCGTGAACGAGAAGGTCGCCGACCAGCTGCAGACCGCCGCCGAGGGGTTCGAGCGGGTCATGGAGCTGGCTCTGCCGGGCCGTCTGGAGGAGGTCCCCGAGGACCTGGCGTACGTCCTCATGGCGTTGCGCGATGCCGCCCGTGCGGTGATCTCGGCGCTCGGCAGCACCCGCGACAAGTCCGTCCAGGACGAGGACGCCGTCCGCAAGCAGGCGCTGGCGGCCGTGGAGAGTGTGCACGACGTGGCGGAGCGGATCAGCAACGGCTCCGAGTGGGACGTCGTCTGGTACGAACGCCATGACCGCTTCGGCGCGTCCCTGCGGGTCGCCCCCATGTCCGTCTCGGGCCTCCTCCGGGAGAAGCTCTTCGCGGACCGTTCCGTCACCCTGACCTCGGCCACGCTCAAGCTGGGCGGCGACTTCAACGGCGTAGGCGCGTCACTGGGCCTGGCGCCGGAGGGCACGCAGGGGGAGGACCTTCCGCAGTGGAAGGGCGTGGACGTCGGATCGCCGTTCGACTACCCGAGGCAGGGCATCCTCTACGTCGCCAAGCATCTGGCGCGTCCCGCGCGGGACGGCGACCGGGCGGACATGCTGGACGAGCTCACGGAGCTGATCCAGGCGGCGGGCGGCCGGACACTCGGTCTGTTCTCGTCGATGCGGGCCGCCCAGCTGGCGGCGGAGGAGCTGCGCGTCCGTATCCCCGAGTACCCGATCCTGCTCCAGGGCGAAGAGACACTGGGCGAGCTGATCAAGGGCTTCGCGGCCGACCCGGAGACGTGTCTGTTCGGCACGCTCTCGCTCTGGCAGGGCGTGGACGTGCCCGGCCCCAGCTGTCAGCTGGTCGTCATGGACAAGATCCCGTTCCCGCGTCCCGACGACCCCTTGATGAGCGCCCGCCAGAAGGCCGTCGAGGAGGCGGGGGGCAACGGCTTCATGGCTGTCGCCGCCACCCACGCGGCCCTCCTGATGGCCCAGGGCGCCGGCCGTCTCGTACGGGCGCAGGGCGATCGTGGTGTGGTCGCCGTGCTGGACCAGCGGCTGGCGACCGCGCGGTACGGCAGCTACCTGAAGGCGTCACTGCCCGACTTCTGGTACACGACGGACCGTAACCAGGTCCGCAAGTCGCTCGCATCGATCGACAGTGCGGCGAAGGACAGGGAAGAGGCGGAGAAGGCGCAGGCGTGA
- the lexA gene encoding transcriptional repressor LexA: MTTTADSATITAQDRSQSRLEPVHAMNEATNHEGPKRALPGRPPGIRADSSGLTDRQRRVIEVIRDSVQRRGYPPSMREIGQAVGLSSTSSVAHQLMALERKGFLRRDPHRPRAYEVRGSDQSSAQPTDTAGKPAASYVPLVGRIAAGGPILAEESVEDVFPLPRQLVGDGELFVLKVVGDSMIEAAICDGDWVTVRRQPVAENGDIVAAMLDGEATVKRFKREDGHVWLLPHNAAYEPIPGDDATILGKVVAVLRRV; encoded by the coding sequence GTGACCACCACCGCTGACAGTGCCACCATCACTGCCCAGGACCGCTCCCAGAGCCGACTCGAGCCGGTGCATGCGATGAACGAAGCCACGAACCATGAAGGGCCCAAGCGAGCCTTGCCCGGCCGACCTCCAGGCATCAGGGCTGACAGCTCCGGGCTCACCGACCGGCAGCGCCGGGTCATCGAGGTGATCAGGGACTCGGTGCAGCGGCGCGGATACCCGCCGTCGATGCGGGAGATCGGCCAGGCGGTCGGCCTGTCCAGCACGTCCTCCGTGGCACACCAGCTGATGGCACTGGAGCGCAAGGGCTTCTTGCGGCGCGACCCGCACCGCCCGCGTGCGTACGAGGTCCGCGGCTCCGACCAGTCCTCGGCACAGCCGACGGACACGGCGGGCAAGCCGGCCGCTTCGTACGTGCCGCTCGTCGGCCGGATCGCCGCCGGTGGCCCGATCCTGGCCGAGGAGTCCGTGGAGGACGTGTTCCCGCTTCCCCGCCAGTTGGTGGGCGACGGCGAGCTCTTCGTCCTTAAGGTCGTCGGTGACTCCATGATCGAGGCCGCGATCTGTGACGGTGACTGGGTGACGGTCCGCCGTCAGCCCGTCGCCGAGAACGGCGACATCGTGGCCGCGATGCTGGACGGCGAGGCCACGGTCAAGCGCTTCAAGCGCGAGGACGGCCACGTCTGGCTGCTCCCGCACAACGCCGCCTACGAGCCCATCCCGGGTGACGACGCGACCATCCTCGGCAAGGTGGTGGCCGTGCTGCGCCGCGTGTGA
- the nrdR gene encoding transcriptional regulator NrdR yields MHCPFCRHPDSRVVDSRTTDDGTSIRRRRQCPDCSRRFTTVETCSLMVVKRSGVTEPFSRTKVINGVRKACQGRPVTEDALAQLGQRVEEAVRATGSAELTTHDVGLAILGPLQELDLVAYLRFASVYRAFDSLEDFEAAIAQLREEQDKRPDANDEDVEIAVEGRPESDRGSGGTAQVPVPAGTAD; encoded by the coding sequence ATGCACTGTCCCTTCTGCAGGCACCCCGACAGCCGCGTCGTCGACAGTCGTACGACGGACGACGGCACGTCGATCCGCAGGCGCCGCCAGTGTCCCGACTGCTCCCGTCGTTTCACGACGGTGGAGACGTGCTCACTGATGGTGGTCAAGAGGTCCGGCGTGACCGAGCCCTTCAGTCGTACCAAGGTCATCAACGGCGTCCGCAAGGCATGCCAGGGAAGGCCTGTCACCGAGGACGCGCTCGCCCAGCTCGGCCAACGGGTCGAGGAGGCGGTGCGCGCGACCGGTAGCGCCGAACTGACCACCCACGACGTGGGTCTGGCCATACTCGGCCCGCTGCAGGAACTCGACCTCGTCGCCTACTTGCGGTTCGCCTCGGTCTACCGGGCGTTCGACTCGCTGGAGGACTTCGAGGCCGCCATCGCGCAACTGAGGGAAGAGCAGGACAAGCGCCCCGACGCGAACGACGAGGACGTCGAGATCGCGGTCGAGGGGCGCCCGGAGAGCGACCGCGGGTCCGGAGGGACTGCCCAAGTCCCCGTGCCCGCCGGCACCGCCGACTGA
- a CDS encoding vitamin B12-dependent ribonucleotide reductase: MTETASGPARSSRAKGTKASKGLRIERIHTTPGVHPYDEVEWARRDVVMTNWRDGSVNFEQRGVEFPEFWSVNAVNIVTSKYFRGAVGTPQREVSLRQLIDRIVKTYRKAGEDYKYFASPADAEIFEHELAYALLHQIFSFNSPVWFNVGTPQPQQVSACFILAVDDSMESILDWYKEEGMIFKGGSGAGLNLSRIRSSKELLSSGGNASGPVSFMRGADASAGTIKSGGATRRAAKMVVLDVDHPDVEDFIATKVKEEEKIRALRDAGFDMDLGGDDITSVQYQNANNSVRVNDEFMTAVENGTEFGLRARMTGEIIEKVDAKALFRKLAEAAWACADPGIQYDGVINNWHTCPESGRITASNPCSEYMHLDNTSCNLASLNLMKFLKDDSKGNQSFDVERFAKVVELVITAMDISICFADFPTQKIGENTRAFRQLGIGYANLGALLMATGHAYDSDGGRSLAGSITSLMTGTAYKRSAELAAVVGPYDGYARNADAHNRVMKQHSDANGTAVRMDDLDTPVWAAATEAWQDVLRLGEKNGFRNSQASVLAPTGTIGLAMSCDTTGVEPDLALVKFKKLVGGGSMQIVNGTVPQALRRLGYQEEQIEAIVAHIADNGNVIDAPSLKPEHYEVFDCAMGERAISPMGHVRMMAAIQPWISGAISKTVNMPETATVEEVEEIYFEAWKLGVKALAIYRDNCKVGQPLSAKTKDSEKAEITEKAEDTIRTAVEKVVEYRPVRKRLPKGRPGITTSFTVGGAEGYMTANSYPDDGLGEVFLKMSKQGSTLAGMMDAFSIAVSVGLQYGVPLETYVSKFTNMRFEPAGMTDDPDVRMAQSIVDYIFRRLALDFLPFETRSALGIHSAEERQRHLETGSYEPSEEDVDVEGLAQSAPRQTDLKAVATPKAGAEVAVPAPKQAHTSAELVEMQLGIHADAPLCFSCGTKMQRAGSCYICEGCGSTSGCS, translated from the coding sequence ATGACAGAGACGGCGAGCGGCCCGGCACGGAGTTCCCGCGCCAAGGGCACCAAGGCGAGCAAGGGCCTGCGTATCGAGCGCATCCACACGACCCCCGGCGTGCATCCGTACGACGAGGTGGAGTGGGCGCGCCGTGACGTCGTCATGACCAACTGGCGCGACGGCTCGGTCAACTTCGAGCAGCGTGGCGTCGAGTTCCCCGAGTTCTGGTCGGTGAACGCGGTCAACATCGTCACCAGCAAGTACTTCCGTGGTGCCGTCGGCACCCCGCAGCGCGAGGTGAGCCTGAGGCAGCTCATCGACCGCATCGTGAAGACATATAGGAAGGCCGGCGAGGACTACAAGTACTTCGCCTCGCCCGCCGACGCCGAGATCTTCGAGCACGAACTGGCGTATGCCCTCCTGCACCAGATCTTCAGCTTCAACAGCCCTGTCTGGTTCAACGTCGGCACCCCGCAGCCCCAGCAGGTGTCCGCCTGCTTCATCCTGGCCGTCGACGACTCCATGGAGTCGATCCTCGACTGGTACAAGGAAGAGGGCATGATCTTCAAGGGCGGCTCCGGCGCCGGCCTGAACCTCTCCCGTATCCGCTCCTCCAAGGAGCTGCTCTCCTCCGGCGGCAACGCCTCCGGTCCCGTCTCCTTCATGCGCGGCGCCGACGCCTCCGCAGGAACGATCAAGTCGGGCGGTGCCACCCGTCGCGCCGCCAAGATGGTCGTTCTCGACGTGGACCACCCGGACGTCGAGGACTTCATCGCCACCAAGGTGAAGGAAGAGGAGAAGATCCGTGCCCTGCGCGACGCGGGCTTCGACATGGACCTGGGCGGCGACGACATCACGTCCGTCCAGTACCAGAACGCCAACAACTCGGTCCGCGTGAACGACGAGTTCATGACCGCCGTGGAGAACGGCACCGAGTTCGGCCTCCGTGCCCGCATGACCGGCGAGATCATCGAGAAGGTCGACGCCAAGGCGCTGTTCCGCAAGCTCGCCGAGGCCGCGTGGGCTTGTGCCGACCCGGGCATCCAGTACGACGGTGTGATCAACAACTGGCACACCTGCCCCGAGTCCGGCCGGATCACCGCGTCCAACCCGTGCAGCGAGTACATGCACCTGGACAACACGTCCTGCAACCTCGCCTCGCTGAACCTGATGAAGTTCCTCAAGGACGACAGCAAGGGCAACCAGTCCTTCGACGTCGAGCGCTTCGCCAAGGTCGTCGAGCTCGTCATCACCGCGATGGACATCTCCATCTGCTTCGCCGACTTCCCGACCCAGAAGATCGGTGAGAACACCCGCGCCTTCCGTCAGCTCGGCATCGGTTACGCCAACCTCGGCGCCCTGCTGATGGCGACCGGTCACGCGTACGACTCGGACGGCGGCCGCTCCCTCGCCGGCTCCATCACCTCCCTGATGACCGGCACGGCGTACAAGCGCTCCGCGGAACTGGCCGCGGTCGTCGGCCCCTACGACGGCTACGCCCGCAACGCCGACGCCCACAACCGCGTCATGAAGCAGCACTCCGACGCCAACGGCACGGCCGTCCGCATGGACGACCTGGACACGCCGGTGTGGGCCGCCGCCACCGAGGCCTGGCAGGACGTGCTCCGCCTCGGCGAGAAGAACGGCTTCCGCAACTCGCAGGCGTCCGTGCTCGCCCCGACCGGCACCATCGGCCTGGCCATGTCCTGCGACACCACCGGTGTCGAGCCGGACCTGGCGCTGGTCAAGTTCAAGAAGCTGGTCGGCGGCGGCTCGATGCAGATCGTCAACGGCACGGTCCCGCAGGCCCTTCGCCGCCTGGGCTACCAGGAGGAGCAGATCGAGGCGATCGTCGCCCACATCGCCGACAACGGCAACGTGATCGACGCCCCGAGCCTCAAGCCGGAGCACTACGAGGTCTTCGACTGCGCCATGGGCGAGCGCGCCATCTCCCCGATGGGCCACGTCCGCATGATGGCCGCGATCCAGCCCTGGATCTCCGGCGCCATCTCCAAGACGGTCAACATGCCGGAGACGGCGACCGTCGAGGAGGTCGAGGAGATCTACTTCGAGGCCTGGAAGCTCGGCGTCAAGGCGCTCGCGATCTACCGCGACAACTGCAAGGTCGGCCAGCCGCTCTCCGCGAAGACCAAGGACTCGGAGAAGGCCGAGATCACCGAGAAGGCCGAGGACACGATCCGTACCGCGGTCGAGAAGGTCGTCGAGTACCGCCCGGTCCGCAAGCGCCTCCCGAAGGGCCGTCCCGGCATCACGACCTCCTTCACGGTCGGCGGCGCCGAGGGCTACATGACCGCCAACTCCTACCCTGACGACGGTCTCGGCGAGGTCTTCCTGAAGATGTCGAAGCAGGGGTCGACCCTCGCGGGCATGATGGACGCCTTCTCCATCGCGGTCTCCGTCGGCCTCCAGTACGGCGTTCCGCTGGAGACGTACGTCTCGAAGTTCACCAACATGCGCTTCGAGCCGGCCGGCATGACGGACGACCCGGACGTGCGGATGGCGCAGTCGATCGTCGACTACATCTTCCGCCGCCTGGCGCTCGACTTCCTGCCCTTCGAGACGCGTTCCGCGCTCGGCATCCACTCCGCCGAGGAGCGTCAGCGCCACCTGGAGACCGGCTCGTACGAGCCCTCCGAGGAGGACGTCGACGTCGAGGGTCTGGCGCAGTCGGCCCCGCGGCAGACGGACCTGAAGGCCGTCGCCACCCCGAAGGCCGGAGCGGAGGTGGCCGTTCCCGCCCCGAAGCAGGCCCACACCAGCGCCGAACTGGTGGAGATGCAGCTGGGCATCCATGCCGACGCCCCGCTGTGCTTCTCCTGCGGTACGAAGATGCAGCGGGCCGGCTCCTGCTACATCTGCGAGGGCTGCGGCTCGACGAGCGGCTGCAGCTGA
- a CDS encoding TerD family protein encodes MDNWPGSPGSSARTHRRTGRRVLLNGLNKGIRKVEVSVKWDPSPAGQPPTDLDIVAATYPAADPSGSPAYVVHFDSRSPDGTITLNRDSKTGQGFGWDEIMTVELNRLDSRYGRVVIGVAIQQGSGAKTFGSVLNPGLRIREDYTVLAEDGFGTVLGSSAATVAEFVRDDTGEWTFHPGITGYDEDPATFARVMGGPRAS; translated from the coding sequence ATGGACAACTGGCCTGGATCACCAGGCAGTTCAGCTCGCACGCACAGGAGAACGGGGAGGAGAGTTCTGTTGAACGGCCTCAACAAGGGCATCCGCAAGGTCGAGGTGTCGGTGAAGTGGGACCCGAGCCCGGCCGGACAGCCGCCGACGGATCTCGACATCGTCGCGGCGACCTACCCGGCGGCCGATCCCAGCGGCAGTCCCGCCTACGTGGTGCATTTCGACAGCCGCTCGCCCGACGGCACCATCACCCTCAACCGCGACAGCAAGACCGGCCAGGGTTTCGGCTGGGACGAGATCATGACCGTGGAGCTGAACCGCCTCGACAGCCGGTACGGGCGGGTCGTCATCGGTGTCGCCATACAGCAGGGTTCCGGCGCGAAGACCTTCGGCAGCGTCCTCAATCCCGGCCTGCGCATCCGTGAGGACTACACCGTCCTGGCGGAGGACGGCTTCGGCACCGTCCTCGGCTCCTCCGCCGCGACCGTCGCCGAATTCGTGCGCGACGACACCGGCGAGTGGACCTTCCACCCCGGTATCACCGGCTACGACGAGGACCCGGCCACGTTCGCCCGCGTGATGGGCGGCCCCCGGGCGTCCTGA
- a CDS encoding YdbC family protein produces MLVKWIRCTVVDRRGFERGQRKWAGLLGEPGFRGQGGGWSRARPGVTHIFSFWESRAFYDSFMARSHDRLAASQSGTFKDMQVKLFDHRFDVKTGFEPRFTDADLVRVAHCRVHEERAEHFALMQEKVWNPAMAGSPGMVRGLFGEAPGHEFMILSMWQSAAEHGKYRVERIERLALRAQTEADVAAMAGDIVELEPSWTV; encoded by the coding sequence GTGCTGGTCAAGTGGATTCGCTGCACCGTGGTGGACCGCCGCGGTTTCGAGCGGGGGCAGCGAAAGTGGGCGGGGCTTCTGGGGGAGCCGGGTTTCCGTGGACAGGGTGGGGGTTGGAGCCGGGCGCGGCCCGGAGTGACGCACATCTTCTCCTTCTGGGAGAGCCGTGCCTTCTACGACTCCTTCATGGCCCGCTCCCACGACCGGCTCGCCGCTTCCCAGTCGGGAACGTTCAAGGACATGCAGGTCAAGCTCTTCGACCACCGCTTCGACGTGAAGACCGGCTTCGAGCCTCGCTTCACGGACGCCGATCTGGTGCGGGTGGCGCACTGCCGAGTCCACGAGGAGCGCGCCGAGCACTTCGCTCTGATGCAGGAGAAGGTCTGGAACCCCGCGATGGCCGGTTCTCCCGGCATGGTGCGGGGGCTGTTCGGAGAGGCGCCGGGCCACGAGTTCATGATCCTCTCCATGTGGCAGTCGGCCGCCGAGCACGGCAAATACCGTGTCGAACGCATCGAACGTCTCGCTCTGCGTGCCCAGACCGAGGCCGACGTCGCCGCCATGGCGGGCGACATCGTGGAACTGGAACCGAGCTGGACGGTGTGA
- a CDS encoding histidine phosphatase family protein: MARPRRIILVRHGESTGNVDDTVYEREPDHALALTDLGWQQAEETGKRIRDVLGRERVSVYVSPYRRTHETFQAFHLDPEQVRVREEPRLREQDWGNWQDPDEVRLQKAYRDAYGHFFYRFAQGESGADVYDRVGGFLESLFRSFEDPDHPPNVLLVTHGLAMRLFCMRWFHWTVAEFESLSNPGNAEMRMLVLGEDDKYMLDRPFDRWRDPESYGATS; this comes from the coding sequence ATGGCACGACCACGGCGCATCATCCTTGTCCGACACGGCGAGTCAACGGGCAATGTTGATGACACCGTGTACGAGCGCGAGCCCGACCACGCCCTCGCGCTCACCGACCTCGGCTGGCAGCAGGCGGAGGAGACCGGCAAACGCATCCGCGACGTCCTCGGCCGCGAGCGCGTCAGCGTCTACGTCTCCCCGTACCGCCGCACGCACGAGACGTTCCAGGCGTTTCACCTGGACCCCGAACAGGTGCGGGTGCGCGAGGAGCCGCGGCTGCGCGAGCAGGACTGGGGCAACTGGCAGGACCCCGACGAGGTACGACTTCAGAAGGCCTACCGGGACGCTTACGGGCACTTCTTCTACCGCTTCGCGCAAGGGGAGTCCGGCGCCGACGTGTACGACCGGGTCGGCGGTTTCCTGGAGAGCCTGTTCCGCAGCTTCGAGGACCCCGACCACCCGCCGAACGTCCTGCTGGTCACCCATGGGCTCGCCATGCGGCTGTTCTGCATGCGCTGGTTCCACTGGACGGTGGCGGAGTTCGAGTCGCTGTCGAACCCCGGGAACGCGGAGATGCGGATGCTCGTTCTCGGAGAGGACGACAAGTACATGCTCGACCGGCCGTTCGATCGCTGGCGGGACCCGGAATCGTACGGGGCCACCAGTTAG
- a CDS encoding ADP-ribosylglycohydrolase family protein yields the protein MTADSSLDGRLERALSSLRGLAVGDALGSQYFVPVNYPLLKRREIPPGPWQWTDDTEMACSVVAVLAAHHRIDQDELARSFAVHHDFDRGYGPAVNRLLRLVREGGDWRELASALFNGQGSWGNGAAMRIAPLGAWYADDPEQATHQAEISAYPTHQHREAVVGAMAVAAAAALAANPAGPPSAGALLDGVIALVPKSAVGAGLRRARDMLDYADADTVAAVLGCGRRTTAHDTVPFALWSAARALGDYERGFWTTAQVGGDVDTTCAIVGGVVAAGKAGAPPEAWTEQTEAFPAWLWVE from the coding sequence ATGACCGCTGACTCCTCTCTCGACGGCCGCCTCGAGCGTGCCCTTTCCAGCCTGCGCGGCCTGGCGGTGGGGGACGCGCTGGGCTCGCAGTACTTCGTGCCCGTGAACTACCCGCTGCTCAAGCGCCGCGAGATCCCGCCCGGCCCCTGGCAGTGGACCGACGACACCGAGATGGCCTGTTCCGTCGTGGCCGTCCTCGCGGCCCACCACCGGATCGACCAGGACGAGCTCGCCCGTTCCTTCGCCGTGCACCATGACTTCGACCGGGGGTACGGCCCCGCGGTCAACCGCCTGCTGCGCCTGGTCCGGGAAGGCGGCGACTGGCGTGAGCTGGCCTCCGCGCTCTTCAACGGCCAGGGATCCTGGGGCAACGGAGCCGCCATGCGGATCGCGCCGCTGGGCGCCTGGTACGCGGACGACCCCGAGCAGGCGACCCACCAGGCGGAGATCTCGGCCTACCCCACGCACCAGCACCGCGAGGCAGTCGTCGGTGCCATGGCCGTCGCCGCTGCCGCCGCCCTGGCGGCCAACCCGGCCGGACCGCCGAGCGCCGGGGCGTTGCTCGACGGCGTCATCGCGCTCGTCCCGAAGAGCGCCGTCGGCGCGGGGCTGCGGCGCGCCAGGGACATGCTCGACTACGCCGACGCGGACACCGTCGCCGCCGTACTGGGCTGCGGTCGGCGGACGACGGCGCACGACACCGTGCCGTTCGCACTCTGGTCGGCGGCGCGCGCCCTTGGTGACTACGAACGGGGCTTCTGGACGACGGCACAGGTGGGCGGCGACGTCGACACGACCTGCGCCATCGTCGGCGGCGTGGTCGCCGCGGGGAAGGCCGGGGCGCCTCCCGAGGCGTGGACGGAGCAGACCGAGGCCTTTCCGGCCTGGCTGTGGGTGGAATAG